The Neospora caninum Liverpool complete genome, chromosome X genome includes a region encoding these proteins:
- a CDS encoding putative armadillo/beta-catenin-like repeat-containing protein, which translates to MELPQAASEPSAGFGHMQKRRSVFCGASRSTDASNEDELQELTRFFRQKLAIDCPAFFPPNSLPTDAASELPAALASPQDWGRLLHFMQELLSRSLDPPIPLFLPVLSQNQVAQSTSLTCDEKPSPCHAIHPREPFGGATAQQGIAKDEEHEELLLQCTRSIRVVLSAAGKIPVQLCVQQGALPLLVQALCCRNREIMFEAAWCVTNIASGSSEDVTALVASGCLVLLFALVFSFHPSRLSSLGPPSSGAPQPHSPDRDEEEVLEQILWALGNIAGDSPHFRDLLLSPDALFQHTQQLQCYPSIQQQPQLSHLLQHYKESLVRLQQLRRTEFGCGNEEESQFPSLQGQLLALISQCRNIQTWRTCVWLLSNLCRGQPRPQLQRLLPVVPLLQHVLLNFQDDEALSDALWALDGLAGHPRGATLLAERRELLTAVIHVLAHCSSACCCRCPTLSATASPDHAAAPSSLHVWPLKEAGGPFARNSCCRTCCGASPKSPPEAETEQHHQMCVRPALRIVGQVATGSVRQTQLLLDCCVTDQRGIYGDENSRHASSTAERSLSSQPSSLLLHILRILLHHERKAVRKDCGWCISNIAVGSLHQLQQLLDLGVLEAVLMQLSSRGEEEEEVRRELLWVVVNACTTADRAVLVRLLELGAVRPVCEMLRVAARTADPKAAAAAVDAVASILEKSAPAVVAEPGTRGRGDRDCSERAETGWQANGSAAVQQSLGNICWDEKGKSLGSSHVSELIAASCGCCCGENSGNRHVCACTCHHLLLLSSALLLEEECPMLVQLLVQQLQQQPAGLCSDLVARIGRTGEALVEVASVVNRHRFIVRQLIQEYQQRREQAIMDYLVRKSMSKESRACGSRLIPRENRIDGGCRGQGDAAVPPQTLPCGLECLMDGHQSMPVSSDGKRLFRS; encoded by the exons ATGGAATTGCCCCAGGCTGCTTCGGAACCTTCCGCTGGATTCGGCCACATGCAGAAACGCCGAAGCGTTTTTTGTGGGGCCAGCCGTTCAACCGATGCGAGCAACGAGGATGAGCTACAGGAGCTGACGCGTTTCTTCCGGCAAAAACTTGCAATTGACTGTCccgcttttttccctccAAATTCCCTCCCTACAGACGCTGCGTCAGAGCTCCCGGCTGCTTTAGCGTCTCCGCAAGACTGGGGCCGTCTTCTGCACTTTATGCAAGAGCTACTCAGTCGTTCTTTGGATCCTCCCATCCCGCTGTTTCTGCCGGTCCTCAGTCAAAACCAGGTCGCCCAGTCGACCAGCCTTACCTGTGACGAGAAACCGTCGCCTTGCCATGCGATCCACCCCAGGGAGCCCTTTGGCGGCGCAACGGCGCAGCAGGGGATCGCCAAGGACGAGGAACACGAAGAGCTCCTGCTTCAGTGCACCAGGTCCAttcgcgtcgtcctctctgcggcAGGGAAAATACCAGTTCAACTGTGCGTTCAACAAGGTGCTTTGCCTTTGCTCGTCCAAGCTCTCTGCTGCCGGAACAGAGAAATCATG TTTGAGGCAGCATGGTGTGTGACTAACATCGCGAGCGGGTCCTCGGAAGACGTCACTGCTCTCGTGGCGAGTGGCTGTCTCGTTctgctcttcgccctcgtcttttccttccatccttctcgtttgtcttctctgggaccgccttcttcgggaGCGCCGCAACCTCACTCTCCGGAtcgcgacgaggaagaagtgtTGGAGCAGATTCTGTGGGCTCTCGGCAATATTGCAGGAGACAGTCCCCACTTTCGCgatcttcttctgtctccagacGCCTTGTTCCAACACACTCAGCAACTCCAATGTTACCCGTCAATACAGCAGCAACCCCAGCTGTCGCACCTTCTTCAGCACTACAAAGAAAGCCTCGTGCGCCTGCAACAGCTACGCCGCACAGAATTCGGCTGTGGCAACGAGGAGGAGTCtcagtttccttctctccaagGACAACTTCTTGCCCTCATCTCGCAGTGCCGAAACATTCAAACCTGGCGCACATGCGTCTGGCTTCTCTCCAATCTCTGTAGAGGACAACCTCGGCCTCAG ctccagcgcctcctgCCAGTCGTGCCGCTACTGCAGCACGTGCTCCTCAACTTCCAGGACGACGAGGCCCTTTCAGATGCACTGTGGGCGCTCGATGGCCTCGCCGGACACCCCCGGGGCGCCACGCTGCTTGCCGAGCGACGAGAACTCCTCACAGCTGTTATCCACGTCCTAGCTCACTGCAGCAGCGCGTGTTGCTGCCGTTGTCCTACACTGTCGGCCACGGCTTCCCCAGACCATGCTGCGGCGCCCTCGAGCCTTCATGTCTGGCCACTTAAGGAGGCCGGCGGGCCGTTTGCGAGGAATTCGTGCTGTCGAACTTGCTGTGGCGCCTCCCCAAAATCTCCACCTGAAGCCGAGACCGAGCAACACCACCAGATGTGCGTCCGACCTGCGCTGCGCATTGTCGGCCAAGTAGCAACGGGAAGCGTCCGACAGACGCAGCTTCTGCTCGACTGTTGTGTCACGGATCAAAGGGGCATCTACGGCGACGAGAACTCCCGCCATGCGTCTTCCACAGCTGAGAGGAGTCTCAGTAGCCAACCTTCTTCCCTGTTGCTTCACATTTTGCGCATCTTGCTTCACCACGAGCGGAAGGCAGTTCGAAAAGATTGCGGGTGGTGTATCAGCAACATTGCTGTCGGATCTCTTCACCAACTGCAGCAACTCTTAGACTTGGGAGTTCTGGAGGCAGTTCTCATGCAGCTGTCCTCacggggagaggaagaagaggaagtccGCCGAGAACTTCTCTGGGTAGTCGTGAACGCGTGCACCACAGCCGACCGAGCTGTCTTGGTCCGCCTCCTCGAGCTGGGGGCCGTTCGTCCGGTATGCGAAATGCTTCGAGTTGCGGCGCGCACTGCCGATCCGAaagctgcggcggctgcagtcGACGCGGTTGCTTCCATTCTTGAAAAGTCGGCGCCTGCGGTTGTGGCGGAGCCTGGGACACGCGGCAGGGGGGATAGGGACTGCTCCGAGAGAGCTGAGACAGGCTGGCAGGCGAACGGTTCTGCCGCCGTCCAGCAGTCACTAGGGAATATTTGCTGGGAtgaaaaggggaagagccTGGGTTCCAGCCATGTCTCTGAACTCATCGCTGCCAGCTGCGGGTGTTGCTGTGGAGAGAACAGCGGGAATAGGCATGTCTGTGCGTGCACGTGCCATCACCTATTGCTCCTGTCTAGCGCACTGCTTCTCGAAGAGGAGTGCCCGATGTTGGTGCAACTCCTTGTTCAGCAACTCCAGCAGCAGCCGGCGGGTTTGTGTTCTGACCTGGTTGCTCGTATTGGGCGGACTGGAGAGGCGCTTGTTGAGGTCGCCTCCGTCGTCAATCGGCATCGGTTCATCGTTCGTCAGTTGATCCAAGAGTATCAACAGCGCCGCGAGCAGGCTATCATGGACTACCTGGTAAGGAAAAGCATGTCGAAGGAAAGCCGTGCCTGCGGATCGAGACTCATCCCGCGCGAAAACAGGATTGACGGGGGCTGCCGGGGgcaaggagacgccgcggtTCCGCCTCAGACTTTGCCCTGTGGCCTGGAGTGTTTGATGGATGGCCACCAGTCCATGCCAGTGTCGTCTGATGGGAAACGACTTTTTAGAAGCTAA
- a CDS encoding putative toxofilin, producing the protein LSRLPTAPTTPAPAASTFQYHPVKMARPKTRSLAAFLLLVTLGSLLIASEGVQLSVSALRRLSVSAKRIATSGVGSANGPGVRNMVGAWNRFSQGQEENPPNQTRPEIKMNVQWAKDKPVIGSNGGEGKILEAARKIAHQHGGLLMNPGQIRAAMLTEFMNTLNRIDLSKYENLNADQQRDYEDTQQSINAMSPEQKAALISSYQNEKKKTGLARLLFKRKKDRMEKQMMMAATHLNQDRDEKGNLNRGAVGRAIQHANTRFEAEEKREQEAQQQQAQPEQKPEPKNDTRL; encoded by the coding sequence CTTTCCCGCTTGCCGACTGCCCCGACTACTCCAGCTCCTGCCGCCTCAACCTTCCAATATCATCCCGTCAAGATGGCGCGACCCAAGACACGTTCTCTGGCGGCCTTCCTGCTGCTCGTCACCCTTGGATCCCTCTTGATCGCGTCCGAGGGAGTGCagctttccgtctctgccttgcGGAGACTTTCTGTGAGTGCAAAGAGAATCGCGACATCGGGAGTGGGCTCGGCGAACGGGCCTGGTGTTCGTAATATGGTTGGGGCATGGAACAGATTTTCTCAAGGACAGGAGGAAAACCCACCCAATCAGACCCGTCCGGAGATAAAAATGAATGTCCAATGGGCTAAAGATAAACCGGTTATCGGATCCAACGGTGGTGAAGGCAAAATTTTGGAGGCAGCTCGGAAAATTGCACACCAGCATGGAGGACTCTTGATGAATCCCGGCCAAATCAGGGCCGCCATGCTGACGGAATTCATGAACACCCTAAATAGAATCGACTTGTCTAAGTACGAGAATCTCAACGCGGACCAACAGAGAGACTATGAAGACACACAGCAGTCAATCAACGCCATGTCTCCGGAGCAGAAGGCAGCCCTTATTAGCTCCTATcagaacgaaaagaaaaagacaggatTAGCACGTTTGCTATTCAAGCGCAAAAAGGACAGGATGGAGAAGCAGATGATGATGGCAGCGACGCACCTTAACCAGGACAGGGATGAAAAAGGCAATCTTAACAGAGGCGCAGTGGGAAGAGCAATTCAACACGCGAACACCAGATTTgaggccgaggagaaacgggagcAGGAAGCGCAACAGCAACAGGCGCAGCCGGAACAAAAGCCAGAGCCCAAGAACGACACGCGCCTGTGA